DNA sequence from the Methanolobus sp. ZRKC5 genome:
ATGCGCCAGCACTCCCTGGGTAAGATGGAATGGCTTGAAGAAGCTAGAAGGCCATCCGCAGAAAATGAAGAGTAATATCGGAGAGTATTAGATGAGTGAACAGGTTTGCCGGGAATGTCACCGAATAATCAATGGCCAAACATGTGCCATTTGCGGATCAAGTAATCTCAGTTCCGACTGGAGCGGTATGGTAATTATCATAGATCCGGAACGCTCAGAGATAGCAAAGAAAATTGACGTGAAAGTCCCGGATAAGTATGCATTGAAGGTGCGCTAATTGGGCCTTCATTTAACTTTACCCGATACACTGCGACCACGTTTTCGGGAGAGTTTTGGGAGCCTTTACAGAGGAAAAGGCGATGACACCATCAAAAAACTTTCCAAGGACCTTGGTAGTCCCACAAAACTTATATCCGTAGGTGATGTTACTACCTTCCACTTGCTCAATATTGGAATAATACCGGACATCCTCATAGTGGATGACCGCACCAAACGCGGACCGGCATCAGACCGGGTCG
Encoded proteins:
- the spt4 gene encoding transcription elongation factor subunit Spt4, whose product is MSEQVCRECHRIINGQTCAICGSSNLSSDWSGMVIIIDPERSEIAKKIDVKVPDKYALKVR